Proteins encoded in a region of the Nicotiana tomentosiformis chromosome 9, ASM39032v3, whole genome shotgun sequence genome:
- the LOC138898722 gene encoding uncharacterized protein, translated as MSGLPRVECRGSLGHIPSKVISYMKAQRMVENGCLAYLAFVRDISTDTPTVESVSIVREFPYVFPAYLSGMPLDRDIDFSIDLVSGTQPVFIPLYHMAVAELKELKEQLQEFLDKSFIRPSVSPWGASVHL; from the coding sequence ATGTCGGGGCTTCCTAGGGTGGAGTGCAGAGGTTCTCTTGGTCACATTCCAAGTAAAGTGATTTCATAcatgaaggctcagcggatggttgagaatgggtgcttggcatacttagcctttgtgagggatattagtactgatactcctaccgttgagtcagtttcgaTAGTGAGGGAGTTTCCATATGTGTTCCCAGCatacctgtcgggcatgccactcgacagggatattgattttagtattgatttggtgtcgggcactcaacccgtCTTTATTCCATTGTATCACATGGCAgtagcagagttgaaggaattgaaggagcaactacaagaatttcttgataagagtttcattaggcccagtgtgtcaccttggggtgcatcggtccatttgtga